A region of Natribaculum luteum DNA encodes the following proteins:
- a CDS encoding winged helix-turn-helix domain-containing protein, which yields MTTIGLDCRDIIHAIERHDGSASTTEIRRETGLDNSSVRYRFRKLEELGLIATERDPTATPEGVAPITIAKLTDDAREEIQKGLIVESKRQRAKIEPADNAESIKELKEELAQLRDRVHLLQSNQNWIGPRVEELVEDHHE from the coding sequence ATGACTACAATTGGCCTGGACTGCCGGGATATCATACATGCGATTGAACGGCACGATGGCAGTGCCTCGACCACGGAAATACGACGCGAGACTGGACTCGACAATTCCAGCGTCCGATACCGGTTCCGAAAATTGGAGGAACTTGGACTCATCGCAACCGAACGAGACCCAACAGCCACACCCGAAGGCGTAGCACCAATCACGATAGCCAAACTCACGGATGACGCTCGCGAGGAAATTCAGAAAGGACTAATCGTTGAATCCAAGCGTCAGCGGGCCAAAATCGAACCTGCAGACAATGCAGAGAGTATAAAAGAATTGAAAGAGGAACTCGCACAACTCCGCGACCGTGTGCACCTCCTCCAGAGTAACCAAAATTGGATAGGCCCGCGGGTTGAGGAATTAGTAGAAGACCACCACGAGTAA
- a CDS encoding ABC transporter ATP-binding protein, whose translation MSKTTLDMDDAGEDTAVLEVEHLQKYFTSGGRIDRLFGEQKTIQAVEDVSFHLAENETLALIGESGCGKSTVAKTLIGIHEPTDGTIRFNGEPMTPEKVRTSPIQLIFQDSSESLNQKKTVGSILATPLKLNGDNDPDERIDELLTKVGLDPSVKNRHPGTFSGGQKQRIAIARALASDPELLIADEPVSGLDVSVQAKIINLLDELTSEMGVSLLVISHNLGVVRTISDRVHIMYMGEIVEKGDTEDVFEHPAHPYTRALLSSIHVPDPSVTMDRVELSGELPDPSDPPTGCRFSTRCPQYIGSVCEDVNPELTEESSNPEWPIRGDNHCSACHKHDE comes from the coding sequence ATGTCGAAGACAACGCTTGACATGGACGACGCCGGGGAAGACACCGCTGTGCTAGAGGTTGAGCACCTCCAGAAGTACTTCACGAGCGGCGGTCGCATCGATCGCCTTTTCGGCGAGCAGAAGACAATCCAGGCCGTTGAGGACGTGTCATTTCACCTCGCGGAGAACGAGACACTGGCGCTTATCGGCGAGAGCGGCTGTGGCAAGAGCACCGTCGCGAAGACGCTGATCGGCATCCACGAGCCGACTGACGGGACAATCAGGTTTAACGGGGAACCGATGACCCCCGAGAAAGTCAGGACGAGCCCGATCCAGCTGATCTTCCAAGACTCTTCGGAGTCGCTGAATCAGAAGAAGACGGTCGGAAGCATTCTAGCGACGCCGCTGAAACTGAACGGCGACAACGACCCGGACGAGCGGATCGACGAACTGCTGACGAAGGTCGGGCTCGATCCGAGCGTGAAGAACCGCCATCCTGGAACGTTCAGCGGGGGGCAGAAACAGCGCATCGCTATCGCGCGGGCACTTGCGAGCGATCCAGAGCTGCTAATCGCCGATGAACCGGTCAGCGGCCTAGACGTGAGCGTCCAGGCAAAGATCATCAATCTGCTCGACGAGTTGACCAGCGAGATGGGCGTCTCGCTGCTGGTCATCTCTCACAACCTGGGCGTCGTCCGCACCATCTCCGACCGGGTTCACATCATGTACATGGGCGAAATTGTCGAAAAAGGGGACACCGAAGACGTGTTCGAGCACCCGGCACACCCGTACACGAGGGCATTGCTGTCATCGATCCACGTACCTGATCCGAGCGTCACCATGGACCGAGTCGAACTCTCGGGAGAACTCCCCGACCCGAGCGACCCGCCAACCGGCTGTCGCTTCAGCACCCGGTGTCCGCAGTACATCGGAAGCGTCTGTGAGGACGTTAATCCAGAACTCACCGAGGAAAGTTCGAACCCGGAGTGGCCGATCCGGGGAGACAACCACTGCTCTGCGTGTCACAAGCATGATGAGTAA
- a CDS encoding ABC transporter permease, which produces MRTERNTEPDVVQERSAQFESETEEYRTELQTLLHHFRHDLLGVVALALLGFVLLMTVAGPMLLSRGPIEQNYASIRAPPGSEFLLGADQLGRSVLSRMVVGGRYSIAIGVLSVLFAGTLGTVIGSAAAYTDREWLDEMFMRSMDVIMSFPAIVMGIAVMGIFGSDPISVGPVEMTNFWKLVMIIGVIYTPRFARITRGAVLQEKGKSYVLLSRIEGASHAHVFLREILPNVLSPLLVMFTYRIGSAMILAAALSFLGIGIQPPTPSWGNMLADSRDLIFIDVWWVTVFPALALATTIVCLNILGDSIRDALDPDVDILED; this is translated from the coding sequence ATGAGGACCGAACGCAATACAGAGCCGGATGTCGTCCAAGAGCGGAGTGCACAGTTCGAATCCGAAACCGAAGAGTACAGGACCGAGCTCCAGACGCTCCTGCACCACTTTCGGCACGACCTGCTTGGAGTGGTCGCGCTCGCGTTGCTAGGGTTCGTCCTGCTTATGACGGTAGCCGGGCCGATGCTGCTCTCCCGTGGGCCGATCGAGCAGAACTACGCGTCGATCCGCGCGCCGCCAGGGTCGGAGTTCCTGCTCGGGGCCGACCAGCTCGGCCGATCCGTGCTGTCACGGATGGTCGTCGGCGGCCGTTACTCGATCGCCATCGGCGTCTTGTCCGTGTTGTTCGCGGGGACGCTCGGGACAGTGATCGGAAGCGCTGCCGCCTACACCGACCGCGAGTGGCTGGACGAGATGTTCATGCGGAGCATGGACGTCATTATGTCGTTCCCCGCCATCGTGATGGGGATCGCCGTGATGGGGATCTTTGGGAGCGACCCGATCTCAGTCGGCCCCGTCGAAATGACGAACTTTTGGAAGCTGGTCATGATCATCGGTGTGATCTACACACCCAGGTTCGCCCGCATTACGCGTGGGGCGGTACTCCAGGAGAAGGGGAAAAGCTACGTGTTGCTCTCCCGGATTGAAGGAGCGTCCCACGCCCACGTGTTCCTCCGCGAAATCCTGCCGAACGTCCTCTCCCCGCTTTTAGTAATGTTCACCTACCGGATCGGGTCGGCGATGATCCTCGCGGCCGCGCTGAGCTTCCTCGGGATCGGCATACAGCCCCCAACGCCGAGCTGGGGGAACATGCTCGCTGACAGCCGCGACCTCATCTTTATCGACGTCTGGTGGGTGACGGTCTTCCCCGCGCTCGCCCTCGCGACGACAATTGTCTGTCTCAATATCCTCGGCGACTCGATCCGCGACGCGCTTGACCCCGACGTGGACATCCTCGAAGACTAA
- a CDS encoding IS5 family transposase, translating to MTSEIRLFTRECVTKAKDVVENPDEPADPEGGGGFADWAMLTLQALRIELGKSYRQTIDLLSEMPGILDEIGLTRLPHFTVLRDWLETIPMETYRAFLGESAEKRTGHAAIDSTGFDRDQPSRYYAQRAHYRVRSLKVTALVDVRTLYVYDVHCTTTKKHDAKIGPQVARRNAEDLRSLAADRAYDGKPFRDDLRADRIRPLIKHRIYSSLDRAHNARMSSRWYNRRWMVETVFSSIKRTLGSAVRARSWHLEFREMVLKCAVYNLRRSVRYP from the coding sequence TTGACATCCGAAATCCGCCTCTTCACCCGAGAATGCGTCACGAAAGCTAAAGACGTTGTCGAGAACCCAGACGAACCCGCCGACCCCGAAGGGGGTGGCGGGTTCGCCGACTGGGCGATGCTTACGCTGCAAGCCTTGCGAATCGAACTCGGGAAGTCTTACCGCCAGACAATCGATCTCCTGAGCGAAATGCCCGGCATTCTCGACGAAATCGGCCTGACGCGGCTTCCTCACTTCACTGTGCTTCGAGACTGGTTGGAGACGATCCCAATGGAGACGTACCGTGCGTTTCTCGGCGAATCAGCCGAGAAACGCACTGGTCACGCCGCAATTGACTCAACCGGCTTCGACCGTGACCAGCCCTCACGATACTATGCTCAGCGAGCGCACTACCGCGTTCGCTCGCTCAAAGTAACTGCTCTCGTCGACGTGAGAACGCTGTACGTCTACGACGTTCACTGCACGACCACGAAGAAACACGACGCGAAGATTGGTCCGCAGGTCGCTCGGCGAAACGCCGAGGACCTGCGGTCACTCGCTGCTGATCGTGCGTATGACGGAAAGCCGTTCCGAGACGATCTCCGTGCAGACCGCATCCGACCGCTGATCAAACATCGGATCTACTCCTCGCTTGATCGAGCGCACAACGCCCGAATGAGTAGCCGCTGGTATAACCGTCGCTGGATGGTTGAAACCGTCTTCTCGTCGATCAAGCGCACGCTCGGCTCCGCCGTGCGTGCGCGCAGCTGGCACCTCGAATTCCGCGAGATGGTGCTCAAATGTGCCGTCTACAATCTTCGTCGGTCGGTTAGATATCCGTAG
- a CDS encoding ABC transporter permease, producing MARNLKALLVRRLLLTIPILFGVSVLAFIFVAFAPQSPAIARLQTTNPEAIAQLEESMGLNRPLYVQYVDWLTSALTGDLGQSLVKDQQVSTLLYDRILISGQFAIFGVVWMVILASSLGFISAFNRNKIQDHIARVYAVLGISIPDFVVGIFLLLIFAVHLEWLPAGGFVPLREGVGTYLKHILLPSYTVGFLFTAIVMRMFRGDLLEMMNKEHVKAAKAMGVPKYKIVLQDITKPAVIPTLTTIGMSISILISGVVITEIVFAIPGLGRLLVNAVFDGDFTIIQGAVLIIAIIFVTANLVVDVLYYYLDPRIRVRGD from the coding sequence ATGGCACGAAATCTCAAAGCGCTCCTGGTTCGGCGACTATTGCTTACGATCCCCATACTATTCGGGGTGTCAGTGCTGGCTTTCATATTCGTCGCGTTTGCACCGCAGTCACCGGCAATCGCCAGGCTCCAGACGACGAACCCAGAGGCGATCGCACAGTTGGAGGAGTCAATGGGGCTGAACCGCCCGCTGTACGTGCAGTACGTCGACTGGCTGACGAGCGCACTCACCGGCGACCTGGGCCAGTCACTCGTCAAGGACCAACAGGTGAGCACCCTGTTGTACGACCGGATACTGATCTCGGGGCAGTTCGCCATCTTCGGCGTCGTGTGGATGGTTATTTTGGCCAGCTCGCTGGGATTCATCTCCGCGTTCAACCGAAACAAGATCCAGGACCACATCGCCCGCGTGTACGCGGTACTGGGGATCTCGATCCCCGACTTCGTCGTCGGCATCTTCCTGCTTTTGATCTTTGCCGTCCACCTCGAGTGGCTGCCGGCCGGCGGGTTCGTTCCGCTGCGTGAAGGCGTCGGAACGTACCTCAAACACATCCTATTGCCGTCGTATACAGTCGGGTTCCTGTTTACTGCGATCGTCATGCGGATGTTCCGGGGTGACCTCCTTGAGATGATGAACAAAGAGCACGTGAAAGCCGCGAAGGCGATGGGAGTTCCTAAGTACAAGATTGTGCTCCAAGACATCACGAAGCCCGCGGTGATCCCAACCCTGACGACGATCGGGATGTCCATCTCGATTCTGATTTCGGGCGTCGTCATCACCGAGATTGTGTTCGCGATCCCCGGACTGGGGCGCCTCCTCGTAAATGCCGTATTCGATGGCGACTTCACCATCATTCAGGGGGCAGTGCTGATCATCGCAATCATCTTCGTCACCGCGAACCTCGTCGTGGACGTCCTGTACTACTATCTTGATCCGCGGATCCGGGTGAGGGGTGACTGA